A DNA window from Altererythrobacter sp. B11 contains the following coding sequences:
- a CDS encoding class I SAM-dependent methyltransferase, whose protein sequence is MSGLLIHSMAEFAPLIRPCLERAGTRDIVEIGAEFGGMSAELADHCAAAGGMLTSVDPAPKPEFIAWAAADPAVRHIARPSLDALPDLPAADAWVVDGDHNYYTVYNELLGIDAACRRADKPLLAFLHDISWPCARRDFYYAPDRIPAEHRHPHSFDVGVTLAHGKPMLHRGMRGMGHFAWALHEGGPRNGVLTAVEDFIAGADSEERPLIFAHIPAVFGLGVLFDGSAEWAEDVAGQLLPYHQNELIAKLELNRLENYLAVIDWQDSHAATAPAG, encoded by the coding sequence ATGAGCGGGCTGCTGATCCATTCCATGGCCGAATTCGCGCCGCTGATCCGCCCCTGCCTCGAGCGCGCAGGGACGCGGGACATTGTCGAGATCGGCGCCGAGTTCGGCGGCATGTCTGCGGAGCTGGCCGATCATTGCGCCGCGGCAGGCGGCATGCTGACCAGCGTGGACCCGGCACCCAAACCGGAGTTCATCGCCTGGGCCGCGGCTGATCCGGCCGTTCGCCACATCGCCCGCCCCAGCCTGGACGCGCTGCCCGATCTGCCCGCTGCCGATGCCTGGGTGGTGGATGGCGACCACAATTACTACACCGTTTACAACGAACTGCTGGGCATCGACGCGGCGTGCCGCCGGGCGGACAAGCCCCTGCTGGCCTTCCTGCACGATATCAGCTGGCCCTGCGCACGGCGGGATTTCTACTACGCGCCCGATCGCATCCCGGCCGAACATCGCCACCCGCACAGCTTCGACGTGGGGGTGACGCTGGCGCATGGCAAACCAATGCTCCACCGCGGCATGCGCGGCATGGGCCATTTCGCCTGGGCGCTGCACGAAGGCGGGCCACGCAACGGCGTGCTGACGGCGGTGGAGGATTTCATAGCCGGCGCCGACAGCGAGGAACGCCCGCTGATCTTCGCCCACATCCCGGCCGTGTTCGGCCTCGGCGTGCTGTTCGACGGCAGCGCCGAATGGGCGGAAGACGTGGCGGGCCAGTTGCTGCCCTATCACCAGAACGAGCTGATCGCGAAGCTGGAGCTGAACCGGCTGGAAAACTACCTCGCCGTGATCGACTGGCAGGACAGCCACGCCGCCACCGCCCCTGCGGGCTAG
- a CDS encoding HAD family hydrolase, with product MTASLSPHDFDGLLDRYPAIRCLSLDCFDTLLWRDTHAPRDLFHALEGTTIVQRSSAESHARRAALATDGSGEVTIEQIYAQLMPLASPTERLAAIEAEIAAEARHCFAFAPTVHLMMTAKARGLQLIVVSDTYFSAEQLRTLIARSAGDEVAGLIDRIFCSSEFGKAKAGGLFGDVIGRLKLPPETVLHLGDNASADVQGVAPFGVNALHLAQFSESAAQRLRLEAAADRIVHPAAPVAGSPLPHRAALSIAEPLLADPAERLGATLLGPVLHGFERWLGEEARALEETRGGKVHWLFLMRDGYLPMQVHALSGPHDNAHAVEISRFTSIAASLTSDRAVSDYVERQFGTGADILGRQLLMPEERIKALCAGRSPAEACFALAREARSGPGRKATVRAARGYADRLVAHVAATVRPDKGDTLMFIDLGYNGSVQNHVAALLEERLGVHVAGRYLLLRETYRTGLDKKGLISGEHYDAFTLEAYCSNVAVLEQLCTSSAGSVVDYQADGTPIRRDNAITPAQNATREKIQAGCLKFQAFAGGALLRQDRSGEAELWRKGAASVLARMMFLPVADELAVIERFEHDINLGGEATTGLFDKAEAGRALRQRGLFYMNNSERMYLPAELQGQGLATRLSLLTQRRFGLPLTFSDMADATIDLPVVFADREQATPQIVTATATHDGFFLAAIPVGAGQYSVALQFGALFDWFELDSLSFHRVDEFLTAKPDDQRLELAAEPELDGITRAGGRLMQADSATGFVMVHPPQIADPGQMLLACVFRPTVVRQSAADHEIAAPAGAVARAGSPAPATELLA from the coding sequence GTGACCGCATCGCTTTCGCCGCATGATTTCGACGGCCTGCTGGACCGCTATCCAGCCATCCGCTGCCTCTCACTCGATTGTTTCGACACGCTTTTGTGGCGCGACACGCATGCTCCCCGTGACCTGTTCCATGCTTTGGAAGGCACGACGATCGTCCAGCGCAGCAGCGCCGAAAGCCATGCCAGGCGAGCGGCGCTGGCGACCGACGGCAGCGGGGAGGTGACGATCGAGCAGATCTATGCCCAGCTGATGCCGCTGGCTTCACCCACCGAACGCTTGGCCGCCATCGAGGCGGAAATCGCGGCCGAGGCCCGCCACTGCTTTGCTTTTGCACCGACCGTGCACCTGATGATGACGGCCAAGGCAAGAGGACTGCAATTGATTGTTGTCTCCGACACCTACTTTTCAGCCGAGCAACTGCGCACATTGATCGCTCGATCGGCCGGAGACGAGGTCGCCGGATTGATCGACCGGATCTTCTGTTCCAGCGAGTTCGGCAAGGCGAAGGCCGGCGGCTTGTTCGGGGATGTGATCGGCCGGCTGAAACTGCCACCCGAAACGGTCCTGCATCTGGGCGACAACGCGTCTGCGGACGTGCAGGGCGTTGCCCCCTTCGGTGTGAACGCGCTGCATCTGGCGCAGTTTTCCGAAAGCGCGGCGCAGCGGCTGCGGCTGGAGGCGGCGGCCGACCGGATCGTGCATCCCGCGGCGCCGGTCGCCGGCTCCCCCCTGCCCCACCGCGCGGCGCTTTCCATCGCCGAACCGCTGCTGGCCGATCCCGCCGAACGGCTGGGCGCGACGCTGCTCGGCCCCGTGCTGCACGGCTTCGAGCGGTGGCTGGGCGAAGAGGCCCGGGCGCTGGAGGAGACCCGCGGCGGCAAAGTGCACTGGCTGTTCCTGATGCGCGACGGCTATCTGCCGATGCAGGTCCACGCCCTGTCCGGCCCGCATGACAATGCCCATGCCGTTGAAATCAGCCGCTTCACCTCCATTGCCGCCTCGCTGACATCGGACAGGGCGGTGAGCGATTATGTCGAGCGCCAGTTCGGCACCGGCGCCGACATCCTGGGCCGCCAGCTGCTGATGCCCGAGGAGCGGATCAAGGCGCTTTGCGCCGGCCGTTCCCCGGCAGAGGCCTGCTTTGCCCTTGCACGCGAGGCGCGCAGCGGGCCGGGCCGCAAGGCCACGGTGCGCGCGGCCCGCGGCTACGCCGATCGACTGGTGGCGCATGTTGCGGCGACTGTCCGCCCGGACAAGGGCGACACGCTGATGTTCATCGATCTCGGCTATAACGGCTCCGTCCAGAACCATGTCGCCGCGCTGCTGGAAGAGCGGCTGGGGGTGCATGTCGCCGGCCGCTATCTGCTGCTGCGCGAAACCTACCGCACCGGGCTGGACAAGAAGGGCCTGATTTCCGGCGAGCATTATGACGCCTTCACGCTGGAGGCCTATTGCAGCAATGTCGCCGTGCTGGAGCAGCTGTGCACCTCCTCCGCCGGATCGGTGGTGGACTATCAGGCCGATGGCACTCCCATCCGCCGCGACAACGCCATCACCCCCGCGCAGAACGCCACGCGTGAGAAGATTCAGGCCGGATGCCTGAAGTTCCAGGCCTTTGCCGGCGGCGCCCTGCTGCGGCAGGATCGCAGCGGCGAAGCGGAACTGTGGCGCAAGGGCGCTGCCAGCGTGCTGGCCCGGATGATGTTCCTGCCCGTGGCCGACGAGCTGGCGGTGATCGAACGCTTCGAACATGACATCAACCTGGGTGGAGAGGCGACCACCGGCCTGTTCGACAAGGCCGAGGCCGGCCGCGCGCTGCGCCAGCGCGGCCTGTTCTACATGAACAATTCGGAGCGGATGTATCTGCCGGCCGAACTGCAGGGGCAGGGCCTGGCCACACGGCTCAGCCTGCTGACCCAGCGCCGCTTCGGCCTGCCGCTGACCTTCAGCGACATGGCCGATGCCACCATCGACCTGCCCGTCGTCTTCGCCGATCGCGAACAAGCGACGCCGCAGATCGTCACCGCCACTGCCACGCATGACGGCTTCTTCCTCGCCGCCATCCCGGTCGGCGCCGGGCAGTATTCGGTCGCGCTGCAATTCGGCGCCCTGTTCGACTGGTTCGAACTGGACAGCCTGAGCTTCCACCGGGTGGACGAATTCCTGACCGCCAAGCCGGACGACCAGCGGCTGGAGCTTGCCGCCGAACCCGAGCTGGACGGGATCACCCGGGCCGGCGGGCGGCTGATGCAGGCGGATAGTGCCACGGGCTTCGTCATGGTCCATCCGCCGCAGATTGCCGATCCCGGGCAGATGCTGCTGGCCTGCGTGTTCCGCCCCACGGTGGTGCGGCAAAGCGCGGCAGACCACGAGATTGCGGCTCCCGCTGGCGCAGTAGCCCGCGCCGGATCGCCCGCCCCCGCAACGGAGTTGCTGGCATGA